TTTGTAGCTATATTAGTTGATGAATTTTATTGTTCTATAATATGTTTAATATAATCTTTATTAATTTCTAATAATTCAGCAATCTCAGTTATAGACATTCCATTATAAAAATGTTTTTTGATTATTTGTCTCATGTCTTCTCCAACTTCAATAATGTGATTATCTGGATCATACAACCTAATTACTTTCTGTCCTGATGGAAACTCTTTAACCGGATGTAAAATCTCAATATTTTCATCATAAGATTCTAATTTTTTTATAAAATCTTCGAAATCACTTACTTCAAAATATAAC
The genomic region above belongs to Methanobrevibacter sp. TMH8 and contains:
- a CDS encoding VOC family protein, which gives rise to MKLMSTVLVVKDIDKSRKFYEDLLGQEPNVDLGVNVSYDGFAIQSLESWTNFIYKDEDSVKLRKHNGAELYFEVSDFEDFIKKLESYDENIEILHPVKEFPSGQKVIRLYDPDNHIIEVGEDMRQIIKKHFYNGMSITEIAELLEINKDYIKHIIEQ